The nucleotide sequence taatttgtatttttgtaatgtaatttttttattttgacttattttctttgtttatatagtgtttatttgtatatttgggattatacagtaaattggaaatcctaatagagtaagtagtttgtagaaTGTAACTTTTCATGGAAatagacacaccgcaatattggataatagttttgtaagagaatagacactccgcaatatcggatagttgttttgtaaaaagagagacacaccgcaatattggataatagttttgtaagaggatgagttatgtttacttttaaaagtttaaatatagaaccaaattaaactgttaaatttggatatcTGATAAAttaagcttcctgctcatttgtactcaacaCATATTAGTAATAtgtttatagtgattatgaaccatagtccttaatatttagtcgatgtgagatatacaatacacattttttgtaaattagttcacaactttacatatatataatttctacattttttattctttccatctatactaatcataattaattactataatttcgttaaagaaatattgaaaaatttaaactaaatgataatttctttttatttaattgtattaaatagatttgttgtttctgtaaatatctcacaatataaaagcaactcaaataagtttacatatatatacaatttcgtatttaatctattgattattttgaaagcaacaaaatcacaatcaataagtattaaagatttctaattattattaatatccgtaataattatagggattaagtatggtagtagttaatatttgatattactgaagccGTTAAATATTCAGataccagtttccttatttatagggattacACCTCTATTTGGCAACAGGAATAACTATTtttgaatcaaataatatacagGATCCGAAAATGATTAATCTGGAGTACAAATAGATCCGcggatttttttccttctgttctCGGGTAATTTAGGATCCGGGTCCCGACCTACTTAATTTTTAGTGATCGAACGagggtataatggtcatttgtcaaaatcgaaactataggttaattaaattaaattaagtgattctctaatcatttttaatgaaaaacctaccaaaacaaagtcatggtccatTTTGAGTCTAGGAAGTactctatactattaaagctgaagtactcactagactcattttggaccatgactttgttttggtaggtttttcattaaaaatgaatagagaatcacttaatttaattaaattaacttatAGTTTCGATTTATctaaatgaccattatacccttGGGTCGATCACTTAAAACTAaccgggtcgggacgcggatcctctcTGACctgaaaatagaataataaaaaatcgcggatctgtttgttctccagattaataattttctgatcctgtatattatttgatttaagaATAGttaaacacacaaccaaacatatgtataatccctataaataagggAAACTGGTATCAGAGTATTTAATGGCTaaagtaatatcaaatattaactactaccgTACTTAATCCatataattattacaaatactaataataatgagaaatctttaatacttatcaattgtgactttgttgtttccaaaataatcaatagactaattacgaaattgtatatatatgtaaacttgtttgatttgcttttatatggTGAGATAattacggaaacaacaaatcaacttaatacaattaaataaaaaaaaatcatcatttagtttagattttcaatatttccttaacgaaattatagtaattaattatgattagtatagatgaaaagaataaaaacgtagaaattatatatatgtaaagttgtaaactaatttacataAAAGATgtattgtatatcccacatcgactaaatattttggaatatggttgataatcactataaatatatggctaatatgttttgagtacaaatgagctggaagcttgatttattagatatccaaatttaacagtttaatttggttctatatttgagcatatttaaacttttaaaagtaaacataaaataatatatttacgttgttttaaaaagtttaagatattataaatatttaaattattataaatatttgaactccgtcaaaagtttaaaatattataatatattgaaagtCTATAAagtatttaagtaatattaatacttttacttttaaaaattttaaaatatataaaagtttgagttaaatccgttaaaacatgtattttatCAAACTGTAAATTAAATTgagttttttacaattttgctgagatttgatatatcaaatattaacttctaaataataacctaaatatacctaatcttactataaatacaatggtttcttaaccattgaaatatctctgactaaaatttaacaagcaacttctcctcttttaacgacaaaccaaaataaagaaaaactcatcctcttacaaaactactatccaatattgcggtgtgtctatctttttacaaaactattatccgatattgcggagtttctattttcttacaaaactactatccaatattggggtgtgtctgtttccgtgaaaagctACATTCTACAAACAATATTCTAAAAACTACTTACTTTATTAGGATTTCCAATctactgtataaccccaaatatagaaataaacactatataaataaagaaaataagtcaaaataaaaaactccattacaaaaatgcaaattacaaaaaaaaaactaactaacaaaatatataatcctgtgctgtagcacggggtatcacctaggttgtaaactaatttacagaaaatgttTATTGATGCACGGAGTATCACCTaggttgtaaactaatttacagaaaatgtgtattGCATATCCCACATCAACTAAATATATTGGAATAtagttcataatcactataaatatatgactaatatgttttgagtacgaatgagcaggaagcttgatttatcaggtatccaaatttaacagtttaatttggttctatatttgattatatttaaacttttaaaaagtaaacatattataatacatttatgtttttttaaaaagtttaagatattaacaatttttaaaattttatagaatgtttaaattattataaatatttcaactccgtcaaaagtttaaaatattataatatatttaagtctataaaatatttaagtaatataaaatatttaagtaatattaatatttttactcataaaattttaaaaatataaaaaaatttgagttaaacccgttaaaacaagtatttttatcaaactataaattaaattgggtttttacaattttgctgagatttgatatatcaaatattaacttctaaatgataacctaaatatacctaatctcactataaatacaatggttttctaaccattgaaatatctcgcactaaaatttaacaagcaacttctcctcttttgacgacaaaccaaaatgaagaaaaactcatcctcttacaaaactactatccaatattgcggtgtgtcagtttccgtgaaaagctacattttacaaactacttactctattagaatttccaatttactgtagaaccccaaatatacaaataaacactatataaacaaagggaaaaatgtcataaaaatccccaactttcaaatttgggatgTTTTAATCACCAATTTTCAGGATgccattttaatcacaaactttcTGTTGACTTGACCATAAAATAGTAAAGTTTTGTTGACTACGCCGTTTTAGGCACGACGTTTATTAAATCCCTAACCCTagaaaaaaaccccaaattctTTCTATAATACCAATATGTCTTATGCAATCTCTCTGTTTCGATGAGTTCAAGTTCAAGTTTTGACACATCTGGTTGTGTCGGTGAGTGTGATGTGCCATCGATGTGTAGAGAGCATTTGGGATTTCTTTCAAAGGTTATGGATTTGTGAAATTGGAATTGATTTGGGAATTTAGTTTCTTCAATTTGgtaaaaaatgttgtttttagCGTCAAAAACATTGTCGTTTATGCAAAACGGTAGCagataacatataattttactttgtttttgagATCTTTAACAGAGAATAAACGACGTGCCTAAAACAGCTTGGTCAAGAAAAATTTGCTATTTTATGACCAAGTCAACaaaaagtttgtgattaaaatgacatcttgaaagttggtgattaaaacatcccaaatttgaaagttggggatttttatgACAAAacgatttttatattttgtaataaaaattacattacaaaactataaattacaaaaacaaagtacctaacaaaatatataattccgtgctgtagcacggggtatCACCTAATTATACTGTATGTGATATTATTTGGTCAAATGgttgtttcttaatttctttctaaaattgTGCTATCTACTACATATCcccaaaaaattatatgtatcgaagaaaattttatttgggGTTTCCTTTTTCAATCATAGAAGTTAAGAGTTTTTGTGTTAAATATCGTGTTTTGAAGATGATattgatatgtatattttcgcttacaatattttatataattatcagatatatatatatatatatatatataattatatacaccATTTACCCAAAAATTACACTGTTTCTTTTCCTTaaccaaaaactttttttgtcttttactttAACTACTACACGAGTCGCCCACAGTTCGTAACTTTTTTTCTCCCTATAATAATAGGACAAATTGCATCCTAGCACACTTTTCCAACATTTTATTGCATCCTAGCACACTTGTTGTCCACTAGGCACTTTCTCTATGTCTATTAACTATCATATCCTTTCACTATAACTCTATTTACAACAATGCCATCAAACTATACATCTCTCTCTAGTTATCCAATTCACATGTTtcgttttcattattttctctctctttcattgtttaaataaatatataatttttgttagttgGAAAGTGTAggcacaaaaatatataatttttgttagagaaaagcagaatttttttctaaatgaaataaacaaaatggtGTATTATGTCATACAAATTATGAACATGTGGACATGTTTAGATGGATAATTTTAGTTAACACTTGGTTATATAATTTTGGGGGtaggtcaatttcatgttttctagtaaaagatcttcaaatttggttacatttgttaaaattgctataaaattaaatttgtgatcatggtttatgatctaagattaaggtctaaagtttaggatttaggttttagggtttagaccctagggtttatgatttaagatttagggtttagggtttaaggtttagggtttagggttcagggttcagggtttagggtttaaaggtttagggtttagggtttgaggtttagggtttagggtttgatgTTTAGTATAGgttaaaattgctatgaaattaaatttatgattattattatgatctaaggttaaggattatagtttagggtttagggtttagactttagggtttagggtttagggtttagggtttagggatgtgtataactcatcgtccatgtggacttgattttagaGTAAGTATAGTATCCACATAATTAGAcgtttttagtggacgtgtataactttAGTTTATGGACAtaaaataagtatccacataaataacaaataagtatccacataaaTAGTCTTTggtggacgtgtataactcatcgtccatgtggacttgattttagaataagtatAGTATCCACATAATTAGACatttttagtggacgtgtataactttAGTTTATGGACAtaaaataagtatccacataaataacaaataagtatccacataaatagtttttggtggacgtgtataactcatcgtccatgtggacttgattttagaataagtatAGTATCCATATAATTAGACatttttagtggacgtgtataactttAGTTTATGGACAtaaaataagtatccacataaaTAGTTTATggtggacgtgtataactcatcgtccatgtggacttgattttaaaataagtataNNNNNNNNNNNNNNNNNNNNNNNNNNNNNNNNNNNNNNNNNNNNNNNNNNNNNNNNNNNNNNNNNNNNNNNNNNNNNNNNNNNNNNNNNNNNNNNNNNNNNNNNNNNNNNNNNNNNNNNNNNNNNNNNNNNNNNNNNNNNNNNNNNNNNNNNNNNNNNNNNNNNNNNNNNNNNNNNNNNNNNNNNNNNNNNNNNNNNNNNNNNNNNNNNNNNNNNNNNNNNNNNNNNNNNNNNNNNNNNNNNNNNNNNNNNNNNNNNNNNNNNNNNNNNNNNNNNNNNNNNNNNNNNNNNNNNNNNNNNNNNNNNNNNNNNNNNNNNNNNNNNNNNNNNNNNNNNNNNNNNNNNNNNNNNNNNNNNNNNNNNNNNNNNNNNNNNNNNNNNNNNNNNNNNNNNNNNNNNNNNNNNNNNNNNNNNNNNNNNNNNNNNNNNNNNNNNNNNNNNNNNNNNNNNNNNNNNNNNNNNNNNNNNNNNNNNNNNNNNNNNNNNNNNNNNNNNNNNNNNNNNNNNNNNNNNNNNNNNNNNNNNNNNNNNNNNNNNNNNNNNNNNNNNNNNNNNNNNNNNNNNNNNNNNNNNNNNNNNNNNNNNNNNNNNNNNNNNNNNNNNNNNNNNNNNNNNNNNNNNNNNNNNNNNNNNNNNNNNNNNNNNNNNNNNNNNNNNNNNNNNNNNNNNNNNNNNNNNNNNNNNNNNNNNNNNNNNNNNNNNNNNNNNNNNNNNNNNNNNNNNNNNNNNNNNNNNNNNNNNNNNNNNNNNNNNNNNNNNNNNNNNNNNNNNNNNNNNNNNNNNNNNNNNNNNNNNNNNNNNNNNNNNNNNNNNNNNNNNNNNNNNNNNNNNNNNNNNNNNNNNNNNNNNNNNNNNNNNNNNNNNNNNNNNNNNNNNNNNNNNNNNNNNNNNNNNNNNNNNNNNNNNNNNNNNNNNNNNNNNNNNNNNNNNNNNNNNNNNNNNNNNNNNNNNNNNNNNNNNNNNNNNNNNNNNNNNNNNNNNNNNNNNNNNNNNNNNNNNNNNNNNNaaaaaataaaattataatgaatcataaaaacaaaatcaaaaatatatgtcatagtaattagataaaatgattacaaataaaaagagaaaaaaaaagtgaagaagtaagaagaaagaataagaagaagagagagatgcaaatttttttttgttttttttttcaaccattctAAGCTATTAGATCCAAACTAGTAATTGAAATCCAATGGTCTAGGATACCACCAATTACACACTCATCTCTAGCCGTCGGATCAAATTCTTAGTTAGAATCAGACGGACCTTAATACAACTGTTTTTTCTCTCTAGTTAAACATATGTTTACATGATCAGGGCTAAAATAGTCTAAAAATCACAAATGTTGGCCAAAAAGTATCTCTTGGTTAGAAAGTGTGTCAAATGAACATACTTTTAGTAAAAGTGTGTCTCAGTGCAAATCTCCCATAATAATATCTCCAACTCACCTCATTCTCATGTACccacgaaagaaaaaaaaagtaaaacagaaaaaaagaaacaaaaaaatgtcctcttcttcatcaagaaaCGCCTTTGAAGATGGCAAATACAAAACAGATCTCTTAACCTTGGACTCATCATCTCGCTGCTGTAAAATGATGCCGGCTTCTCGAGCTTCGCCGTCTCCGCCAAAGCAGCTGTTGGTGGCGACGCCGGTGGAGGAAGGAGAATATCCGGTGGTGATGCTCCTCCATGGTTACCTTCTCTACAACTCCTTTTATTCTCAGCTTATGTTGCATGTCTCTTCTCATGGCTTCATCCTCATCGCTCCTCAggttcaattttatatttaatattagttacatTTATTCAAGAATTAATTAGCCACTAAAATTTCTTATTAGTTTTGATTATAGTGTGTTTAGTTAGCTAGGTGTGAATCATATTCAAATGTCTCTAACAGTGTGTATagttcaaaaaataaaacataaattcacaCTACCTAGGTGTAAGTAGGTCCATGTAATAAgagattttaattgaaaatcaaaatcatcaataataCATTTGTTGATGATTGGTAAAGAACTTCAGGACTTAGGATTTGGTATTTAACCAAGATGTATATATCTAAAATGCAGCTGAATGGAACACATAATGCCACGTTTAActgagttttctttttgtctcaaacttttatttattgtttggCCTTTATAAAAAACCTTAGACGATAAGAAAACTAAGAAGAACGATACAAATGGATGGGTCCACTTGATGTGTTTACTCTGCTTTTGTCTCTAAATAATTGGTTCAATTCATTAGAATCTCTCTAGAATCATAATGTTGCAAATGTAGTGGTAAATAAATTTTCCTGGTTATGTGTATTTGACAGTTATATAGTATCGCCGGACCGGACACAATGGACGAGATTAAATCAACGGTGGAGATTATTGATTGGTTATCAGTAGGACTTAACCACTTTCTTCCAGCACAAGTAATACCAAACCTATCCAAGTTCGTACTCTCAGGCCATAGCCGCGGAGGCAAAACCGCGTTTGCGGTCGCTCTAAAGAAATTTGGGTACTCCTCGGATCTAAAGATCTCAACATTGATCGGTATAGATCCTGTTGATGGAACATGGAAAGGACAACAAACCCCTCCTCCAGTTTTAGCTTATGAACCAAACTCATTTGACCTAGACAAAATGCCGGTACTTGTCATAGGTTCGGGACTTGGTGAAACCGCTCGGAACCCGTTGTTCCCGCCTTGCGCGCCTCCCAGAGTGAACCACCGAGAGTTCTTCCGGGAATGTCAAAGTCCAGCATGGCATTTCGTCGCAAAGGATTACGGGCACTTGGACATGCTTGATGATGATACAAAAGGGATTAGAGGGAAGAGTTCTTACTGTTTGTGTAAGAATGGTGAAGAGAGAAGACCAATGAGGAGATTTGTTGGTGGAATCGTTGTGTCGTTTTTGAAGGCTTATTTGGAAGGAGATGACTTTGAATTGGTTAAGATCAAAGATGGGTGTCACGAGGGTGTTCCAGTTGAAATTCAAGAGTTTGAGGTTACCATATAAACATAAGTTTCTCTTTAGGGGATGGTTTTCCTATTTTCAATATTATCAATATCAGCTTTTGTAACTTATATGTAGTTTACAAACTTATGATGTACAACTCTTTACTTAAGTGACCTCTTTGCTCATGGATTACATTTCAGAAGACTAGAAGAGTgaagtttcaaaaactttttaagaAGTCCCCACAGTATTTTCTATACCACAATCACcccaagagaaacaaaaaaataaaaaaaaacataaatttcgTCCGATTTCCCAAATCAACACCATAGCTTACAAAGTGAGAATAACTCTAgctaggaaaaaaaacaaacctcaatagaaaaaatatatatattcattcaatTCCCACATTTGGCAAAAAGGGTAAAatccagaagaaaaaaagactcATTTAATTTCTAGTTCCCAATCATCACGATTTTGCCAAAATCTAATTGAAATTAACGTACCTCAAGAGCCATTACTATCTTCGTTGTGTGGGTGATGCTTTTGATTCAGAGCATCTCTAACTCATCTATATAATtacctttatatataaaaaatatagcaatcttTATTCTAGATGCAAATTTGCTCTGACCTACTTCTATTctcatctttaaaataaaaattgtttaatctttcatagaaaaaaatagaatttctctatatataaaaaaatagcaatattAATTTTAGAGATGAGAATAAAAGTAAGTTATAGTAAAACTTACctctattataaaaataaaaacataaaaaatacaTTGGAGATGATCTCAAAGACTCATCAAAGTTGATATAAGATTATTTCTCCGTTCGATGTTAGT is from Camelina sativa cultivar DH55 chromosome 20, Cs, whole genome shotgun sequence and encodes:
- the LOC104771535 gene encoding chlorophyllase-2, chloroplastic-like, which produces MYPRKKKKVKQKKRNKKMSSSSSRNAFEDGKYKTDLLTLDSSSRCCKMMPASRASPSPPKQLLVATPVEEGEYPVVMLLHGYLLYNSFYSQLMLHVSSHGFILIAPQLYSIAGPDTMDEIKSTVEIIDWLSVGLNHFLPAQVIPNLSKFVLSGHSRGGKTAFAVALKKFGYSSDLKISTLIGIDPVDGTWKGQQTPPPVLAYEPNSFDLDKMPVLVIGSGLGETARNPLFPPCAPPRVNHREFFRECQSPAWHFVAKDYGHLDMLDDDTKGIRGKSSYCLCKNGEERRPMRRFVGGIVVSFLKAYLEGDDFELVKIKDGCHEGVPVEIQEFEVTI